One window of Salegentibacter sp. Hel_I_6 genomic DNA carries:
- a CDS encoding carboxypeptidase-like regulatory domain-containing protein → MKNLKTLMLFLVGVIIAYSPISATPFLQDYVEYKGEVINSDNEGVIMNAHLSVNETNISTVTNSEGKFSLKVPEGMSPATVNISYLGYQSKNLPLSYFKAQGTKIYLDPVVEELTEIKVYEAGDARRLVRTMLDNRGDNYIDDPTQMTAFYRESISRGNRNVSLSEAVVKIHKKPYSHFGDEDIELVKARKTADYDRLDTLALKLRGGPFNTLFIDVMKYPEYLFYDNDLDNYEFEFEEPTQIDNKYLYVVSFNDTNKELPWFFGTLYIDAETQSLVRAKLNMNVDNRRAATNMFVNKKPGGTKVYPIEVSYDIDYHQQDGKWYFGYSNAKLLFVVNWKKKLFNSRYQVDSEMAVTNWQPQTEDRIKKGENFLNKRVVMADDISGFTDMQFWGSNNIIEPDKSIQNAIEKIQQKIQ, encoded by the coding sequence GTGAAAAATTTAAAAACCCTAATGCTCTTTTTAGTGGGAGTAATTATAGCTTACTCGCCCATAAGTGCAACACCCTTTCTACAAGATTATGTGGAATACAAGGGAGAAGTGATTAACTCAGATAATGAGGGTGTTATTATGAATGCCCATTTATCGGTAAATGAAACCAATATTTCTACGGTTACCAATTCTGAAGGAAAATTTTCTCTTAAAGTCCCTGAAGGAATGAGTCCGGCAACAGTAAATATTTCATATTTAGGATATCAAAGTAAAAATCTGCCTTTGAGTTATTTTAAAGCTCAGGGCACTAAAATTTATCTTGATCCTGTGGTTGAGGAACTAACAGAGATTAAAGTTTATGAAGCCGGTGATGCACGCCGGTTGGTACGTACAATGCTTGATAATCGCGGTGATAATTATATAGATGATCCTACGCAAATGACAGCTTTCTACAGAGAAAGCATAAGCAGAGGTAACCGAAATGTATCTCTAAGTGAGGCCGTAGTTAAAATTCATAAGAAACCATATAGTCATTTTGGTGATGAAGATATTGAGTTGGTGAAAGCAAGAAAAACTGCAGATTATGATCGTTTAGATACATTAGCTTTAAAATTACGCGGTGGCCCCTTTAATACGCTTTTTATTGATGTGATGAAATATCCAGAATATCTTTTCTATGATAACGACCTGGATAATTATGAGTTTGAGTTTGAAGAACCCACACAAATAGATAATAAATATTTATATGTAGTGAGCTTCAATGACACCAATAAAGAATTGCCATGGTTTTTCGGAACTCTTTATATTGATGCTGAAACACAAAGCCTGGTTCGCGCAAAATTAAATATGAATGTAGATAACAGGCGTGCTGCAACAAATATGTTTGTAAATAAAAAACCCGGTGGTACCAAAGTATATCCTATTGAAGTGAGTTATGATATAGATTATCATCAACAAGATGGAAAGTGGTATTTTGGATACTCCAATGCAAAACTCCTATTTGTAGTGAATTGGAAGAAAAAACTATTTAATTCTAGATATCAGGTAGATTCTGAAATGGCGGTCACAAACTGGCAGCCTCAAACCGAAGATAGAATTAAAAAAGGGGAGAATTTTCTTAACAAAAGAGTAGTTATGGCTGATGACATTTCAGGCTTTACCGATATGCAATTCTGGGGAAGCAATAATATTATAGAACCCGATAAATCTATACAGAATGCAATAGAAAAGATTCAGCAGAAAATTCAGTAA
- a CDS encoding UpxY family transcription antiterminator, whose product MSWFVLYTKPRTEKRVAEDLEKIGIKVYCPIITEVKQWKDRKKKLKTPLFKSYVFIKLEEKKRNQVFDVPGVVRYLFWLGKPAIVRNEEIEVIQKWLEGDKVEDAKIEHLSEGDKIVIKNGVFKDEAAIIREVGKRKMRLILPKLGCTVEVLTKEVV is encoded by the coding sequence ATGTCGTGGTTTGTTTTATATACTAAACCCAGAACGGAGAAAAGAGTAGCCGAGGATTTGGAAAAAATTGGCATAAAGGTCTATTGCCCTATAATCACCGAGGTGAAACAATGGAAAGACCGAAAGAAAAAGCTGAAAACCCCTCTTTTTAAATCCTATGTTTTTATAAAACTGGAAGAAAAAAAACGTAATCAGGTCTTTGATGTTCCTGGTGTGGTTCGATATTTATTCTGGCTTGGAAAACCTGCAATTGTAAGAAATGAAGAAATTGAAGTTATTCAAAAATGGCTTGAAGGCGATAAAGTAGAAGATGCCAAAATTGAACATCTTAGTGAGGGCGATAAAATAGTTATTAAAAATGGCGTTTTTAAAGACGAAGCGGCGATTATTCGTGAAGTGGGAAAAAGAAAAATGCGACTTATTCTTCCCAAATTAGGATGCACCGTAGAAGTTTTAACTAAAGAAGTGGTTTAA
- a CDS encoding cation diffusion facilitator family transporter: MSHEHHHKPSSEKNLKLVFFLNLGFTILEFIGGMYVNSIAIISDAVHDLGDSLSLGTSWYLDHKSQQKSDSKFSFGYRRFSLLGALINSLVLIAGSVYVIYEAVNRLVAPEHSDAEGMMVFAIIGVAVNGFAAWKLSSGKTLNEKVISWHLMEDVLGWVAVLVVSIILQFKDILYLDPALSLAITLYIIWNVFKRLKETLYIFLQGIPADISLDEIKEKLNEIQGVASSHHVHIWSQEGEHHVFTAHVKFQYVQNFEEYIKLKAAVLKTLDAYNFEHFTVQFELDAETCRLE, translated from the coding sequence ATGAGTCACGAGCATCATCATAAGCCTTCCTCCGAGAAGAATCTTAAACTTGTATTTTTCCTCAATCTTGGGTTTACGATTCTGGAATTTATTGGTGGAATGTATGTGAATAGTATCGCTATAATATCTGATGCTGTACATGACCTTGGTGACAGTCTTTCGTTGGGTACATCCTGGTATTTGGATCATAAATCTCAACAAAAGAGTGACTCAAAATTTTCTTTTGGATATCGAAGGTTTTCCCTGCTTGGAGCTTTAATAAATAGTCTTGTTCTAATTGCGGGGTCGGTTTATGTAATCTATGAAGCAGTGAATAGGTTAGTGGCACCAGAACATTCTGATGCTGAAGGAATGATGGTTTTTGCGATAATAGGAGTTGCCGTAAATGGTTTTGCTGCGTGGAAACTAAGCAGTGGAAAAACCTTAAATGAAAAAGTGATCTCATGGCATCTTATGGAAGATGTTCTTGGCTGGGTTGCTGTGTTAGTGGTTTCTATCATCTTGCAGTTTAAAGACATACTTTATCTTGATCCTGCCTTGTCTTTAGCCATAACGCTTTATATTATATGGAATGTATTTAAAAGGCTTAAAGAGACGCTTTATATCTTCTTACAGGGAATTCCTGCAGATATTAGTTTAGATGAAATAAAGGAAAAACTTAATGAAATACAAGGCGTGGCTTCTTCTCATCATGTACATATATGGTCTCAGGAAGGAGAGCATCATGTTTTTACCGCCCACGTTAAATTTCAATATGTTCAAAATTTTGAGGAATATATCAAACTAAAAGCAGCAGTGTTAAAAACTTTGGATGCTTATAATTTTGAACATTTTACAGTTCAGTTTGAGTTGGATGCTGAAACTTGTAGGTTGGAATAA